From Vicugna pacos chromosome 6, VicPac4, whole genome shotgun sequence, a single genomic window includes:
- the LOC102535396 gene encoding granzyme H isoform X3, which yields MQPLLLVMAVLLPAGRGQFLDQEKMRRCGGVLVQKDFVLTAAHCRGSSINVTLGAHNIKKQERTQQVVPVRRAIPHPDYNPKDHSSDIMLLQLQRKAKQTAAVRPLRLPGGRARVKPGQACGVAGWGQVAVGVPATTLQEAVLTVQEDRVCESLFPGYYSRATQICAGDPSTVKTSFKGDSGGPLVCKNLVQGIFSCGKQNGKPPGVFTKVSHFLPWIKRTMKRL from the exons ATGCAGCCACTCCTGCTCGTGATGGCCGTTCTCCTGCCCGCCGGGCGGGGACAG TTTCTGGATCAGGAGAAGATGAGGCGGTGTGGTGGTGTCCTCGTGCAGAAGGACTTTGTTCTGACGGCTGCTCACTGCAGGGGAAG CTCAATCAACGTCACCCTGGGGGCCCACAACATCAAGAAGCAGGAGAGGACCCAGCAGGTGGTCCCAGTGAGAAgagccatcccccacccagaCTATAATCCTAAGGACCACTCCAGTGACATCATGTTACTGCAG CTGCAGAGAAAGGCCAAACAGACGGCAGCCGTGAGGCCCCTCAGGCTGCCCGGGGGCCGGGCCCGGGTGAAGCCAGGACAGGCGTGCGGTGTGGccggctgggggcaggtggcggTGGGCGTTCCAGCCACCACCCTGCAGGAGGCAGTGCTGACGGTGCAGGAAGATCGCGTGTGCGAATCCCTCTTCCCAGGCTATTACAGCCGCGCCACCCAGATTTGTGCGGGGGACCCGAGCACGGTGAAGACCAGCTTCAAG GGCGACTCCGGAGGGCCCCTCGTGTGCAAAAACCTGGTCCAGGGCATTTTCTCCTGTGGGAAACAGAACGGGAAACCTCCAGGAGTCTTCACCAAGGTCTCCCACTTCCTGCCCTGGATAAAGAGAACAATGAAGCGCCTCTAA
- the LOC102535396 gene encoding granzyme H isoform X2: MQPLLLVMAVLLPAGRGQPSLSGEIIGGHEAKPHSHPYMAFVQFLDQEKMRRCGGVLVQKDFVLTAAHCRGSSINVTLGAHNIKKQERTQQVVPVRRAIPHPDYNPKDHSSDIMLLQLQRKAKQTAAVRPLRLPGGRARVKPGQACGVAGWGQVAVGVPATTLQEAVLTVQEDRVCESLFPGYYSRATQICAGDPSTVKTSFKGDSGGPLVCKNLVQGIFSCGKQNGKPPGVFTKVSHFLPWIKRTMKRL, encoded by the exons ATGCAGCCACTCCTGCTCGTGATGGCCGTTCTCCTGCCCGCCGGGCGGGGACAG CCCTCTCTTTCAGGGGAGATCATCGGGGGCCATGAGGCcaagccccactcccacccctacaTGGCGTTTGTTCAGTTTCTGGATCAGGAGAAGATGAGGCGGTGTGGTGGTGTCCTCGTGCAGAAGGACTTTGTTCTGACGGCTGCTCACTGCAGGGGAAG CTCAATCAACGTCACCCTGGGGGCCCACAACATCAAGAAGCAGGAGAGGACCCAGCAGGTGGTCCCAGTGAGAAgagccatcccccacccagaCTATAATCCTAAGGACCACTCCAGTGACATCATGTTACTGCAG CTGCAGAGAAAGGCCAAACAGACGGCAGCCGTGAGGCCCCTCAGGCTGCCCGGGGGCCGGGCCCGGGTGAAGCCAGGACAGGCGTGCGGTGTGGccggctgggggcaggtggcggTGGGCGTTCCAGCCACCACCCTGCAGGAGGCAGTGCTGACGGTGCAGGAAGATCGCGTGTGCGAATCCCTCTTCCCAGGCTATTACAGCCGCGCCACCCAGATTTGTGCGGGGGACCCGAGCACGGTGAAGACCAGCTTCAAG GGCGACTCCGGAGGGCCCCTCGTGTGCAAAAACCTGGTCCAGGGCATTTTCTCCTGTGGGAAACAGAACGGGAAACCTCCAGGAGTCTTCACCAAGGTCTCCCACTTCCTGCCCTGGATAAAGAGAACAATGAAGCGCCTCTAA
- the LOC102535396 gene encoding granzyme H isoform X1, protein MLLCCKEKLEDSPLGSAGLCGHTSTAIFLIVAPNHSRPCHPVSQPSLSGEIIGGHEAKPHSHPYMAFVQFLDQEKMRRCGGVLVQKDFVLTAAHCRGSSINVTLGAHNIKKQERTQQVVPVRRAIPHPDYNPKDHSSDIMLLQLQRKAKQTAAVRPLRLPGGRARVKPGQACGVAGWGQVAVGVPATTLQEAVLTVQEDRVCESLFPGYYSRATQICAGDPSTVKTSFKGDSGGPLVCKNLVQGIFSCGKQNGKPPGVFTKVSHFLPWIKRTMKRL, encoded by the exons ATGTTACTCTGTTGCAAAGAGAAGCTGGAGGACTCTCccctggggtctgcagggctctgtgGACACACCTCAACCGCCATCTTCCTGATTGTCGCTCCTAACCACAGCCGCCCCTGTCACCCCGTCTCCCAGCCCTCTCTTTCAGGGGAGATCATCGGGGGCCATGAGGCcaagccccactcccacccctacaTGGCGTTTGTTCAGTTTCTGGATCAGGAGAAGATGAGGCGGTGTGGTGGTGTCCTCGTGCAGAAGGACTTTGTTCTGACGGCTGCTCACTGCAGGGGAAG CTCAATCAACGTCACCCTGGGGGCCCACAACATCAAGAAGCAGGAGAGGACCCAGCAGGTGGTCCCAGTGAGAAgagccatcccccacccagaCTATAATCCTAAGGACCACTCCAGTGACATCATGTTACTGCAG CTGCAGAGAAAGGCCAAACAGACGGCAGCCGTGAGGCCCCTCAGGCTGCCCGGGGGCCGGGCCCGGGTGAAGCCAGGACAGGCGTGCGGTGTGGccggctgggggcaggtggcggTGGGCGTTCCAGCCACCACCCTGCAGGAGGCAGTGCTGACGGTGCAGGAAGATCGCGTGTGCGAATCCCTCTTCCCAGGCTATTACAGCCGCGCCACCCAGATTTGTGCGGGGGACCCGAGCACGGTGAAGACCAGCTTCAAG GGCGACTCCGGAGGGCCCCTCGTGTGCAAAAACCTGGTCCAGGGCATTTTCTCCTGTGGGAAACAGAACGGGAAACCTCCAGGAGTCTTCACCAAGGTCTCCCACTTCCTGCCCTGGATAAAGAGAACAATGAAGCGCCTCTAA